A genomic region of Christiangramia sp. OXR-203 contains the following coding sequences:
- the bshA gene encoding N-acetyl-alpha-D-glucosaminyl L-malate synthase BshA yields the protein MKIAIVCYPTFGGSGVVATELGLALSRRGHEVHFVTYKQPVRLETISSHIRFHEVNVPEYPLFHYQPYELALSSKLVNVIKNYGIELLHVHYAIPHAYAGYMAKQMLAEDGIEIPMVTTLHGTDITLVGNHPFYKPAVTFSINKSDYVTSVSESLKEDTLRHFEVKTEIEVIPNFIDVSKFQKKTFTDCQRELMAASNEKIITHVSNFRKVKRVDDVVKIFFEIQKSVSARLMMVGEGPERETAEKLVRDLGITDKVLFLGQSNEIDKILCFSDLFLLPSETESFGLAALEAMVHSVPVISSNTGGLPEVNKDNFSGFLHDVGDVIAMANSAISILKSEEVLRKFKRQAGETARDFDINMIVPRYEELYNKALIKA from the coding sequence ATGAAAATTGCAATTGTTTGTTATCCTACTTTTGGTGGTAGCGGAGTAGTAGCCACCGAGTTAGGCTTAGCGCTTTCCAGACGAGGTCATGAGGTACATTTCGTCACCTATAAACAACCTGTAAGGTTGGAAACAATATCCAGTCACATAAGATTTCATGAGGTGAATGTACCGGAGTATCCTTTATTTCATTATCAACCCTATGAGCTTGCGTTAAGCAGTAAACTGGTAAATGTTATAAAGAATTACGGAATAGAACTTCTGCACGTTCATTACGCGATTCCTCACGCTTATGCCGGATATATGGCTAAGCAGATGCTTGCGGAAGATGGAATTGAAATTCCTATGGTTACGACTTTACATGGAACAGATATCACCCTGGTTGGTAATCATCCGTTTTACAAGCCTGCTGTAACCTTTAGTATCAATAAAAGTGATTATGTGACTTCAGTTTCAGAAAGCCTAAAAGAGGATACCCTAAGGCATTTTGAAGTAAAAACAGAAATTGAAGTTATTCCTAACTTTATCGATGTATCTAAATTTCAGAAGAAAACATTTACAGATTGCCAGAGAGAACTAATGGCGGCATCTAATGAGAAAATTATAACACACGTAAGTAATTTTCGAAAAGTAAAGAGGGTAGATGATGTTGTGAAGATCTTCTTCGAAATTCAGAAGTCTGTGAGTGCGCGCTTAATGATGGTTGGTGAAGGTCCGGAAAGAGAAACTGCCGAAAAACTGGTTCGCGATTTAGGTATAACAGACAAAGTATTGTTCCTGGGGCAAAGTAATGAAATTGATAAGATCCTGTGTTTTTCAGATCTGTTCCTTTTACCTTCTGAAACGGAGAGTTTCGGTTTGGCAGCACTTGAAGCAATGGTTCATTCCGTTCCTGTAATCTCCTCTAATACAGGGGGATTGCCAGAGGTCAATAAAGATAATTTCTCAGGTTTTCTACATGACGTAGGTGATGTGATCGCAATGGCAAACAGTGCGATTTCAATTTTGAAATCAGAAGAAGTTTTAAGGAAATTTAAAAGGCAGGCTGGAGAAACAGCAAGGGATTTTGATATTAATATGATCGTTCCCAGGTATGAAGAGCTATATAATAAGGCATTGATTAAAGCATAA